The genomic interval CCCGGTATCAGTTCCATTGCCATAAAACATTCTGGCGGAACCCCCTCATAAGGACACAAAAGTCCATATTCCGTTGACGGCTTAAACCCGAACCGTGGATAATATTCTGCATGGCCCAGCAAAACTACAGCCGGAAAACCCAATTCCAGGCATTTATTAAGTCCTTCTTTGATTAACGTAGTGCCGATCCCTTTATTCTGATGTTCTGGTAACACCGCAACCGGGGCCAGTCCCATAATTTTGAAATTCTCATGCCCGGTAATTTTCACGGGCGAAAACATGATATGCCCGACAATTTCATCATGCAGTTCCGCCACTAGTGAAATAATGGGCGATGCTTTTTCCCTCAGCGCTGAAACAAGCTTGGCTTCCCCCTCGCCCTCAAAGGTCGCCAGCAACAAATCGTTTACGGCTCCGAAATCACTTTCCTTTTCTGTTCTGATTTTCATATTTTTCAATGGTCCGGCCTATCATGCCACTGGCAATTTTAAATTCTGTCGCTATTATATTGATTAAAACAGCAAGGGGTTAAAAAAATGAAAATACTAAAAATATTTCTTCTACTCTCAATAGGGTCAATTTTCAGTTATGCGCATGCCGAGACTTATGACCTGACTGTGCAGCCGGGCAACGTCTATAATATGGCGGCATTTCGTATGTGGACGCCGGACGCAAAAAAATTCCGCGGCATTCTGATGCTGAACCCGGGATCAAATGGTGATGGCCGACCGCAGGTTGAGGACCAGTAC from Emcibacteraceae bacterium carries:
- a CDS encoding N-acetyltransferase: MKIRTEKESDFGAVNDLLLATFEGEGEAKLVSALREKASPIISLVAELHDEIVGHIMFSPVKITGHENFKIMGLAPVAVLPEHQNKGIGTTLIKEGLNKCLELGFPAVVLLGHAEYYPRFGFKPSTEYGLLCPYEGVPPECFMAMELIPGSLSKVSGQIKYHPAFSDL